The Raphanus sativus cultivar WK10039 chromosome 2, ASM80110v3, whole genome shotgun sequence genome includes a region encoding these proteins:
- the LOC108826950 gene encoding methylsterol monooxygenase 1-1, whose product MIPYVTVEEASFALGRNLTWLETVWFDYSATKSDYYLYCHNILFLFLVFSLAPLPLVLVELARSASGWFDRYKIQPKVNYSLSDMFGCYKDVMKMFILVVGPLQLVSYPSIQMIGIRSGLPLPTFSEMLPQLFVYFLIEDYTNYWVHRFFHSKWGYENIHRVHHEYTAPIGYAAPYAHWAEVLLLGIPTFMGPAIAPGHMITFWLWIALRQIEAIETHSGYDFPWSPTKYIPFYGGAEYHDYHHYVGGQSHSNFASVFTYCDYIYGTDKGYRFQKKLLEQIKESSKKSNKQNGGIKSD is encoded by the exons ATGATTCCTTACGTAACGGTTGAGGAAGCTTCCTTCGCGCTCGGAAGAAACCTCACGTGGTTGGAGACAGTTTGGTTCGATTACTCCGCCACAAAGTCCGACTACTATCTCTACTGCCACAACATTCTCTTCCTATTCCTCGTCTTTTCTCTAGCTCCTCTCCCTCTGGTTCTCGTCGAGCTGGCTCGATCCGCTTCTGGGTGGTTCGACCGGTACAAGATCCAACCCAAAGTAAACTACTCCTTGTCCGACATGTTCGGATGTTACAAAGACGTCATGAAGATGTTCATCCTCGTCGTTGGTCCATTACAACTCGTTTCTTATCCTTCCATTCAG ATGATTGGGATACGATCTGGTTTACCATTACCAACATTTTCAGAGATGCTGCCACAGTTGTTCGTCTACTTCTTGATAGAAGACTACACAAACTATTGGGTACATAGATTTTTCCACAGTAAGTGGGGATACGAGAACATTCATCGCGTTCATCACGAGTACACAGCTCCTATTGGATACGCTGCACCTTATGCACATTGGGCTGAAGTGTTGCTTCTTGGAATCCCAACGTTTATGGGACCAGCGATTGCTCCTGGTCACATGATAACCTTTTGGTTGTGGATAGCTTTAAGGCAAATTGAGGCTATAGAGACGCACAGTGG ATATGATTTTCCATGGAGTCCAACAAAATACATCCCTTTCTATGGTGGTGCTGAATACCATGACTACCATCACTACGTTGGAGGACAAAGCCACAGCAACTTCGCTTCAGTTTTTACTTATTGTGACTACATTTATGGAACTGACAAG GGTTACCGATTCCAAAAGAAGCTTCTTGAGCAG ATCAAAGAGTCGTccaagaagagcaacaagcaGAACGGAGGTATCAAGTCCGAttag